A window of Bacteroidota bacterium genomic DNA:
GGCATAAGAATTTTGGGTGCTGATGCCCCCAAAACCGAAGGCACTAAAACTACCGGCTCTTTTTGTTGGCAAGTACACATTAAACGATAAATCCTGAAAGTTGGTAACGGCATCACCCAATGGCACGCCAATCATGCCCAATAATGATAGGGTAGAGTATCGGTAGTTGATAAGGAATGAGCCTTCATAGCCTTTCTTAAAAGGGCCTTCTACTGCAAAATCTAACCCCAGCAAGCCTGCTTGAAAGGTATATTCACGTTTTTGATTGTTTCCTTTGCGCAGTTTCAAATCAAAAACACCTGATAAAGCATTGCCGTATTCAGCAGCAAAAGCACCCGTCGAAAAATCAGAATTACTTAGTAGCTGCGAGCTGATAATGGAAATACCTCCGCCCGATGTTCCTACGTTTGAAAAGTGGTTGGGGTTAGGAATTTCAACACCTTCCATACGCCATAACAACCCGTTGGGCGAGTTACCCCTGATAGAGATGGTATTGCTACCGTCGCCGGCGTGTACCACCCCTGCAAACGAGGTGGCCATCCTGCCGGGGTCGTTTACCGCCGCCGCATACTTTTGGGTTTCTTCTACTGAAAAAGGACGGGTGCTAACTGTCGACATACTGTTTAGCGGGATATTCTTTTTGGCGGTAACCTCTACTTCTTGTGCGGTTACAATATCTTCTTCAAGGTTAACAGTCAGCACCAATTCTTTCCCGGCATTCACCGTAAGGTTTTGCAGTAATTGTTCCTTATAGCCCATGTAGGTAACTTTAATGGTTCGTTTACCTACGGGCACTCCTTTTAGAGTGAAATTTCCATTTTCATCGCTAACAGCCCCAATAATGGGGGTAACCTCCTGCACTACAAGTTGTGCCCCTATTAATGGTGATTGTGATACTTTATCTAAAACAGTACCTCTAATGGTTTGGGTGGCAGTTTGACCGTGGGCAATTAAGAATGTGAACAGTAATAAATAAAGCGCGATAATTAATTGTTTGAAATTCATAGTTCTGTTGTTTTTAATTTCCATATCTCTTGGACAATTAAAAAACAGAATACCCCTATGCCGGTATTACAAAAATTTGATAGATGCTTTAGCCCCCAGCCACATAGTGCTTTGTGTATTGCCCATAGTGTTGTTGCCAAAGGTTGGCGGTGCTATTGCATTAAAGGTATTGATGAATGAATTATCGGTTTTTTCTTGCTGCAAGAAATTGAATGTGGGGCCTACAGCCAAGCTGATTTTTTTGGCAATTGCATACGAATAACTCACGTTTACACGGCTAAGCAGGTTAGTTTTTATAGCACCTGACGATGTGTTTTGTAATTGCTGCGTGGTTATATCAAACAGCAAGCCTTTTTTCGGGGTAAGCTTTTTATAAGTGCTCAGTCCGTAGCCAAAAGTCCAAAAGGGCTGAGGGCCAAAGTTGCTATACCCTGCAAACAATAGGTTGTGAAATTTATCTACGCCGCTTCTAAAACCTAAAGAGGTAATTTTTAGCTCATCAAACGATAGTTCTATTTTGTGGTAACCGTTTCTTACAAAGCTAAATATACCCACAGGAATGCCATTGCAGCTATCCGCAAAATTAAAACAGGCTACCTGTACACCGTTTATTTTTCGGGCTATGTTTATTACCCCTGTCACCTGTGCACCATCCACTTCTTTTGCCATATTCATTACCCCGCTCACTTGTACACCCGTAATTTGTTTAGCAGCATTCATCACACCACCAATTTGCACCCCGTCAATTTCTTTAGCGGTATTCATTATACCGCCTATTTGTGTGCCGCGGGCATACTTGGCTGTATTTAAAATACCCCCCAGTTGAATGTCGCGCATGGTATCTTTAGCCCAATTATATATGCCGCCTATTTGCACCCCGTTTATGTTATTGGCATAATTAAAAATACCTCCAAGTTGCAAGCCGGTAATATTGGTTCGGGTAATGTTATAAATACCACCCACCTGTAAGCCGTCCACAATTTCTGCATAGTTAAATATGCCGCCCAATTGCATACCATCTACGTCTTTGGTCACAATGTTAAAAATACCTCCAATTTGTAAGCCGTGGTAATATCCTTGCACAGTATTAAAAATACCGCCTGCTTGCACACCGTCGGTGTTTCCGCCAACGATATTAAAAATGCCCCCACCTTGCACGTGTTTCACATTACCACCCACAATATTGCCTAACCCCGCCATTTGTACATATTGCACATCGCCGAAATCATAGTTTAGTAAACCCGCAATTTCCAGCCCGTCAACCCCTTTTGAGTTTCCTATTAAAACGTTAAAGGATAGTTTATTAATCGTATTGTACGATAAGAGTTTGTTGGTGCTTAGCGGCGGAACCAATGAAAATGATATTTTGGTAAACAATGTATCCCGTATGTTTCTAAAGTTGGCATTCAGTTCTTTTTGCTTTTGCCAAAACTTACTGATAGGAGCCGAGGTATCTTTAACCGCACTATCAATTACAAGTATTGGTGCGGGTGTATCGATAGGAGTTTCAGTAGCAGGTTCTTGGGGTAGAAGCGTTGTTTCAACCTTAGGAATATGGATAGGGGTGAGGGTTAGCCACAATTCTTTATCAGTAGCACCGGAGAGGGTAAACGCAGTGTCTTTATAATTTTCTTTGGCTATTGAAAGTGATAAGTCGCCCGTTTCGGCTGATACTACCATTTTGAAATACCCGAACGAATCGGTAATGGCCGATTGCTTGATGGATTTAATAAAAATACTGGCATCTTTCACCTTAGCACTATCGCCTGCACTTACAAGGTAGCCGCTAATGGTAAAAGTGCTTTTTTTAGCGGGCGGTACGGGTTCGCTGTATTTAATAATGATGTATTTCTTTTTAAGCTTGTAACTGCACGAAACCGGTTTTAGCAAAGCATTCAGCACCACCCGTAAAGGCTTATTATAAAAGCTGACTGAGGTTTTTCGTTGGTCGTCAAACTGTTTTGAGTTGTATGAAAATACCACCCCTGTTTGGTTGCTGATGGTTCTGAAAATTTCGGCAAAGGTTTGGTTACTGGCATTCACCGTAACCGATTTTTCCAAAAATGGCACATCGGCAGCGCGGGCTGTAGAAACGTTTACGACTATTAAAACAACCCAGATAAAGTGCTTAATTGTTGCAGCGGTTGCCTTTAATAATGTATTCATCGTCCGTTTTAATAAAGGTTAGCTCCAACGTTTCCGTAATCACATCCAGCATGGTTTCCAGTTTTTCGCTGGTAAAGTGTGCAGTCAACCTGCAATCTTCAATGTTCTTGCTTTCAATACTTATGCGGGTATTAAATGCACCACTCAGTTTTTGTACTACTTCTTTCAGTGAAACGTGGGTAAATGCAAACGTTTGGGTTGCAGCAGTTTCAGGTGCCCGTACAATACTTTTTTGCGATTTAATGTAAACAGCGCTTTGGCCTTTGTTTAATGTAACTTCAGTGCCTAAGCTATCATACAACAACACTACACCCTCATCCACCAAAACACTTATGGTATCTTGGTTGGGCGATGTGGTGATTTTAAATTTAGTACCGATATCTTTTACATACACATTGCCCACATCCACCAGCATGGGAAGCTGCTCAGAGTGGGTTACCTCAAAATACGCCGACCCTTTAAGTTTAACTAAACGGTTGGTTTTTCCGTAACCATCATCAACGGTTAGACTTGAGTTAGGTTCGATAACGGCGGTGGTACTTTCTTCAAGCACTACTTTCTTTTGTGTATCAAGTGCTGCATAGGTGGTGCTGTTATTACCCGATGTTTGGTTGAAGTATCTGAACACAAGCACGGCACCAGCCACTAATACTACTGCGGCTGCATATTTAAATAAACCCTTTAGTTTGAAAACAGGGGTTTGTTTCTCGGTATAATCCAGCTGACCTTTTACGGTTTCTAACGCCGCTTGCACATTAGTGTTGGTAAGTGCATTAATTTGGTAATCAGTAAAAAACAGTTTCTCGCACTCAAGGTAGTAGGCCAAATTATCAGCACTCTGTTCCTTCCAGTCCTCCAACTCCATAGCCTCCTCAGGACCTGCTTCACCTGCCAGATACTTGCTTATTAACTCATCTGTATTTGTTTCTTTCATCAGCACTAAATTTGGGTGAACAGAATTAGTAAAGGCATGTATTCTTTAAGCTCGGTGCGTAAAATCTTTAACGCTTTACCCATTTGGTTTTCAACGGTTTTTACTGAAATACCCAATGTGTCGGCTATTTGCTGGTACTTAAGGTTACCGTAGCGGCTCATTCTAAAAATCTTTCCGCATTGCTCAGGTAACTGGTCTATTGCATCGTCAATCTTTTGTTTTAGTTCTTTAGCTACCACCACATCGGCAGTGTGTTCAACCGTAGCAGAGCGCATAGAGTCTACAGCGTAGGATTCTCTAACCGCCATTTGCTTTATTCGGTTAAGGCAGGCATTGTGTACTGATTTATAAAGGAAGGCGCGGAGCGAAGTATGTATGTCAAGCTCATCGCGCTTTTGCCATACATTAATATACACCTGCTGCACTACATCTTCGGCTTCGCCGGGGTCTTTCAGAAAGGTGAAACTATAGTTTACTAATGGTTTGTAGTATTGGTTAAAAAGCATTTCAAAAGCCTTTATATCTTCAAGTTTAAAAAGTGCTTTTTCTTTGCTGTTTTCCATTTGTAGGCAGCAAAGTTAAACATACTTTTATACAAGACAATTGAAAGCGTTTTTACCCCTACGTCACCAAAATAATTTGTTTAGGGGTTGCCTTAGAAATAGTTAGATACCGGCTAAGCTGATTCTTTTCCATATTTCTATAAAGAAACTAAGAGTGTGAACCGGTAAATTATACCCTGCTTTTTGAAGCTTTGGTTACAAGAGTTCTGCCTGTTTTATTAAGCGCCTCAACCCTGTTGCGTACGTGCAGTTTTTCGTAAATATTGTAAATGTGTGTACGCACTGTGTGCACGCTTAGAAATAGTTTTTCGGCTACTTCTTTATTGCCGTATCCTTTGCCCAGTAAGTCAAGTATCTCATTTTCACGCTTACTAAGGCTTATTTCTTCGTTTGCAAATCCGGGGTTTTCTCTAAAAGCATTTACCACTTTGCGGGCAATGTCGCTGCTCATGGGTGCTCCGCCTTTTACCAGTTCTTTAATAGCATCTAATAGGGTTTCGCCGGCAGCTTTTTTCAAAATATATCCATTGGCTCCGGCTTTCAGTGCTCTGAATATTTTTTCAGAGTCTTCAAAAACAGTACACATCATTATCAAAATATCAGGATAATGTTCTTTAATATATCGGGTAAACTCAATACCATCCATACCCGGCAGGTTTATATCCATTAACAGTACCTGTGGCTTCGAGTGCTTTATCCCTTCCATGGCTTCTTCGGCACTAGTGTACGAGGTGCAGAAAAAATCGGTATGGCCGTTGATAATAAATGAAATACACAACCGCATATCGGGTTGGTCTTCAACAATGCATATTTCGAGAGGCATATTCATAATAGATAGTTTTATTACAGTGGTATTTTAGCTTTTACAATACATCCTGCGTTAGGTTGTGAACTAATCTCTACAGTGCCTTG
This region includes:
- a CDS encoding DUF4974 domain-containing protein codes for the protein MKETNTDELISKYLAGEAGPEEAMELEDWKEQSADNLAYYLECEKLFFTDYQINALTNTNVQAALETVKGQLDYTEKQTPVFKLKGLFKYAAAVVLVAGAVLVFRYFNQTSGNNSTTYAALDTQKKVVLEESTTAVIEPNSSLTVDDGYGKTNRLVKLKGSAYFEVTHSEQLPMLVDVGNVYVKDIGTKFKITTSPNQDTISVLVDEGVVLLYDSLGTEVTLNKGQSAVYIKSQKSIVRAPETAATQTFAFTHVSLKEVVQKLSGAFNTRISIESKNIEDCRLTAHFTSEKLETMLDVITETLELTFIKTDDEYIIKGNRCNN
- a CDS encoding RNA polymerase sigma-70 factor, giving the protein MENSKEKALFKLEDIKAFEMLFNQYYKPLVNYSFTFLKDPGEAEDVVQQVYINVWQKRDELDIHTSLRAFLYKSVHNACLNRIKQMAVRESYAVDSMRSATVEHTADVVVAKELKQKIDDAIDQLPEQCGKIFRMSRYGNLKYQQIADTLGISVKTVENQMGKALKILRTELKEYMPLLILFTQI
- a CDS encoding response regulator transcription factor, whose amino-acid sequence is MPLEICIVEDQPDMRLCISFIINGHTDFFCTSYTSAEEAMEGIKHSKPQVLLMDINLPGMDGIEFTRYIKEHYPDILIMMCTVFEDSEKIFRALKAGANGYILKKAAGETLLDAIKELVKGGAPMSSDIARKVVNAFRENPGFANEEISLSKRENEILDLLGKGYGNKEVAEKLFLSVHTVRTHIYNIYEKLHVRNRVEALNKTGRTLVTKASKSRV